A portion of the Naumovozyma castellii chromosome 2, complete genome genome contains these proteins:
- the CSH1 gene encoding mannosylinositol phosphorylceramide synthase catalytic subunit CSH1 (ancestral locus Anc_8.514): MKREIKILIYANTLLWVFIVYYTFDLLTLIIDNTFQDALLDVDLNPTLEQQAMEIDKPQLIPKIIHQTYKTTDIPEQWKESRQKCIDLHPDYKYILWTDEMSHEFIREEYPWFLDTFENYKYPIQRADAIRYFILSHYGGVYIDLDDGCERRLDRLLTVPAFLRKTSPIGVSNDVMGSVPRHPFFLKVIKSLKHYDKSWFVPYMSIMASTGPLFISVVWKQYKRWGVPTNGVVRILQPADYKMHTYSFFSIAKGSSWHMDDAKFMKSLGNHILSCVVTGFVFAFFILYLEYCIYCLLCSGSSLGLGWVSTQLCSWSQCMFQKRNNYRYGNLIRYRGRAGRQGRLRKDSNLPYHNLVSDLEKNTDGFTDLSNGEY, translated from the coding sequence atgaagagagaaatcaaaatattgatatatGCCAACACGCTGCTGTGGGTCTTCATAGTATACTATACCTTCGACCTATTAACGCTTATAATAGATAATACATTCCAAGATGCTCTTCTCGATGTGGATTTGAATCCAACTTTGGAACAACAGGCCATGGAGATCGATAAGCCACAACTGATTCCAAAAATCATCCACCAAACATACAAGACGACAGATATACCAGAACAATGGAAGGAATCCAGGCAGAAATGTATCGACCTACATCCTGATTATAAATACATCCTATGGACGGATGAAATGTCTCATGAGTTCATCAGGGAGGAATACCCATGGTTCTTGGacacttttgaaaattacAAATACCCTATTCAAAGGGCTGATGCTATAAGATATTTCATTCTATCTCATTACGGTGGTGTCTACATCGATCTAGATGACGGTTGTGAAAGAAGATTAGATCGTTTACTTACGGTCCCTGCATTCTTAAGAAAGACATCGCCCATCGGTGTCTCCAACGATGTGATGGGGTCCGTCCCAAGACATCCATTCTTCCTAAAAGTGATTAAATCTTTGAAGCATTATGATAAATCATGGTTCGTTCCATACATGTCCATCATGGCTTCCACTGGGCCTCTTTTCATCAGTGTGGTATGGAAACAATACAAGAGATGGGGGGTCCCCACCAATGGCGTAGTGAGAATATTACAACCTGCAGACTACAAGATGCATACatattcattcttttccatTGCGAAGGGTTCCTCGTGGCATATGGACGATGCTAAATTTATGAAATCGTTGGGGAACCACATCTTATCATGTGTGGTCACCGGTTTCGTATTtgcatttttcattttgtatTTGGAGTATTGTATTTATTGTCTGTTATGTTCTGGATCCAGTTTAGGGCTCGGATGGGTGAGTACGCAGTTGTGTAGTTGGTCACAATGTATGTTCCAGAAGAGGAATAATTATAGGTATGGGAATTTAATAAGGTATCGTGGTCGTGCCGGAAGACAGGGAAGGCTGAGGAAGGATTCCAATTTACCGTATCATAATCTAGTATCTGATTTAGAGAAGAATACAGATGGGTTTACTGATCTAAGTAATGGTGAATACTAA
- the NCAS0B02340 gene encoding uncharacterized protein, whose amino-acid sequence MSSDDDATEQISPFDRQTSLNNDEYNQRQDKYRSDAAYTHFYAHFSTQCETPTKPHYSHVPDKVDIQEFIEEKKRTALPLEKIIVEPGKFDRALIYTLYQGSLDWITRLGPKKIIEGPVFSVKDGCLYKRESSGPPLDALNVQKFIVKKVQQLKRLLSFEIMGSAAIMKKKTTCRRHNLNETIEKRANVLRHVTFFSLVFGHWSNHGMYNYLGVTLVTYNEKQEKLTSFLIRITDAYSPTAIDICNQLNDILEEYEGLKSLIVGLSTDNASNMVKVPEFLKENDELYPLFLGRIPRLLHSTNHVNECLFDEENEEYTNVTIIREFAKTKEMETTLQSLKSSKDLTPAIKESAKIIEFDTKILTDNLTMIDDLLHILEPFQYICELLSSDSCTVKGALPLLEFYHILFKEIVTTEFEKKVVSLHEGTILIKCLQQLEKYYKIYLSNDVCLMASYLNAYFHKNIFWTREIYPKRENEESNYRYRDMAKRYTCMLLPYLNISYDEPNNCSGEEEFVADRIIDEIIQIHTSPVCSPSSSPIKPKDSQEYFDINSIKSDVEELVFEELLYFERKLRTATEKPKEKMRAFEKFGHQIIDLDRKFWKIHRKSFPLLSLVNRILNNIPSSSIRVEKMFNEAGKIAYEGGELLSKTFFEQLCFLRSFSQKIELDEIDLEECTLNQAIEVTDLLYATSLNPKKRPFREEEDEEEVSDSGEYESE is encoded by the coding sequence ATGTCTTCAGATGATGACGCTACTGAACAAATATCCCCATTTGATAGACAAACTAGCTTGAATAACGATGAATATAATCAAAGACAGGATAAATATCGATCAGATGCAGCCTATACTCATTTTTATGCTCATTTTTCTACTCAGTGTGAAACACCCACTAAACCCCATTACAGTCATGTTCCGGATAAGGTCGATATTCAggaatttattgaagaaaagaagagaacTGCTCTCCCTCTCGAGAAAATTATTGTAGAGCCTGGAAAGTTTGACCGCGCCTTAATCTATACATTATACCAAGGTAGCCTAGATTGGATAACAAGACTAGGACCAAAAAAGATTATAGAAGGTCCCGTGTTTAGTGTGAAGGATGGCTGTCTGTATAAAAGAGAAAGCAGCGGACCACCTTTGGATGCCTTGAATGTTCAAAAGTTTATTGTTAAGAAAGTTCAACAACTTAAACGGTTGTTGTCATTCGAAATAATGGGTTCTGCAGCTATCATGAAAAAAAAGACAACTTGTCGGAGACATAACCTCAACGAAACTATAGAAAAAAGAGCAAATGTTTTGAGACACGTTACATTCTTCTCCCTCGTTTTTGGTCATTGGTCGAATCATGGCATGTACAATTATTTGGGCGTCACGTTGGTAACGTATAAtgaaaaacaagaaaaactTACGTCTTTTTTAATTAGGATCACTGATGCTTATTCTCCTACGGCAATTGATATTTGCAAccaattgaatgatatcTTGGAAGAGTATGAAGGattaaaatcattgattGTTGGTTTATCTACTGATAATGCCAGTAATATGGTAAAAGTTCCTGAATTtctaaaagaaaatgatgaattgtaTCCCTTGTTTTTAGGTCGTATTCCACGTTTACTACATAGCACGAACCACGTAAACGAATGCTTGTTTGATGAGGAGAATGAGGAGTACACCAACGTTACGATAATTCGTGAGTTTGCCAAAACGaaagaaatggaaactACTCTCCaatctttgaaaagttCAAAAGATCTCACTCCTGCAATCAAAGAAAGTGCCAAAATAATAGAATTTGACACTAAAATTCTGACTGACAATCTTACTATGATTGATGACTTGTTACATATTTTAGAACCTTTCCAGTATATCTGTGAGTTACTTTCTAGTGATTCTTGTACTGTTAAAGGAGCATTGCCATTACTAGAATTCTATCACATCctatttaaagaaattgtcACCacagaatttgaaaaaaaagttgTTTCCCTTCATGAAGGAACAATCCTAATTAAGTGCTTACAGCAgttggaaaaatattataaaatatatctGTCCAATGATGTTTGTTTAATGGCTTCATATCTGAACGCATACTTTCATAAAAACATTTTTTGGACGAGGGAAATATATCcaaaaagagaaaatgaagagAGCAATTATAGGTATCGAGATATGGCTAAAAGATACACCTGTATGCTACTACCGTATCTTAACATATCATATGATGAACCTAATAATTGTTCTGGCGAGGAGGAGTTTGTAGCTGATAGAATAATTGACGAGATTATCCAAATTCATACCTCACCAGTATGCTCACCAAGTTCAAGTCCAATTAAACCAAAAGATTCccaagaatattttgacATAAATTCGATTAAGAGTGACGTTGAGGAGTTggtttttgaagaattgttaTATTTTGAACGAAAATTACGAACAGCAACTGAAAAaccaaaagaaaagatgAGGGCATTTGAGAAATTCGGCCACCAAATTATTGATTTAGATCGcaaattttggaagatCCATCGTAAATCTTTTCCTCTGCTATCTCTTGTTAACCgaattttgaataatattccttcatcatccattcGCGTGGAAAAAATGTTTAATGAGGCTGGGAAAATCGCTTATGAAGGAGGAGAATTGCtttcaaaaactttttttGAACAGCTTTGTTTCTTAAGGTCATTCTCACAAAAAATTGAACTAGACGAGAtagatttggaagaatGTACTTTGAATCAAGCCATCGAAGTGACCGATCTTCTGTACGCTACATCCCTAAATCCTAAAAAGAGGCCATTTcgtgaagaagaagacgaagaagaagtgaGTGATAGCGGCGAGTATGAGTCGGAGTAA
- the TOS1 gene encoding Tos1p (ancestral locus Anc_8.515) translates to MKFSNTLLLGNILSVLSTLSKADQCTFSGGNYYCSETDAIIYSNVGTSSSYQDVTSMDENTCACSSSAKTFSGNLAPLNEELSVHFRGPINLVQFGVYFPAEGSNSVSNLKKRQLEKIAEEECKTTAQKPKHQHKRDVAVQVVEVTATVFVNADGQSITPVGDINVDGVLTTSVNANIQNGAATTTTLQNIVSSYTQVSTILNTNTKATAAAAASSAAASSSSSSSSSSGSSAAVAGSWQRASYFTPGSTSNCTFMNHQGGTAGSGVWSSCFGNSISFAASDGISGAASAQALGDVTVQSGKEFMIFSGQECGDNDASCGYSRDGIPAYHGFGGDDKIFVFEFSMPSDTSGSASNQDMPAVWLLNAKIPRTLQYGDASCSCWKTGCGEMDLFEILTAGSDKLISHVHDAQDGGTQDYFKRPVDGTLKAAVIFNSQDNTIHIVEVSEDFGDVLSEDTVNSWLSISGSSAALP, encoded by the coding sequence atgaaattttcaaatacttTACTCTTAGGTAATATTCTATCAGTACTATCAACTTTATCCAAGGCTGATCAATGTACTTTTTCAGGCGGGAACTATTACTGTTCGGAAACTGATGCTATCATCTACTCCAACGTCGGAACTTCCTCCTCTTATCAAGATGTTACAAGCATGGATGAAAACACCTGTGCCTGTTCCTCAAGTGCTAAGACATTCTCAGGTAACTTGGCTCCATTGAATGAGGAATTATCTGTCCATTTCAGAGGCCCAATTAATTTGGTCCAATTTGGTGTCTATTTCCCTGCTGAAGGTTCCAACTCggtttcaaatttgaaaaagagacaattggaaaaaattgCTGAGGAAGAATGTAAGACCACCGCTCAAAAGCCAAAACATCAACATAAGAGAGACGTCGCCGTTCAAGTCGTAGAAGTCACCGCCACCGTCTTTGTGAACGCTGATGGTCAATCCATTACTCCAGTGGGTGATATCAACGTCGATGGTGTCTTAACCACCTCTGTTAATGCTAACATTCAAAACGGTGCTGCTACTACTACTACTTTGCAAAACATTGTCAGCTCCTACACTCAAGTATCTACTATCTTGAACACCAACACCAAGGCTACTGCCGCCGCTGCCGCTTCATCTGCTGCcgcatcttcttcttcctcttcctcttcctcttctggTTCCAGCGCTGCTGTTGCCGGTTCATGGCAAAGAGCTTCTTACTTCACTCCAGGTTCCACTTCCAACTGTACTTTCATGAACCACCAAGGTGGTACTGCAGGTTCAGGTGTCTGGTCCTCTTGTTTCGGTAACTCTATCTCATTTGCCGCATCTGATGGTATTTCTGGTGCAGCATCTGCTCAAGCTTTAGGTGACGTTACTGTCCAATCAGGTAAAGAATTCATGATCTTCTCAGGTCAAGAATGTGGTGACAATGATGCCTCATGTGGTTACTCCAGAGATGGTATCCCTGCATACCATGGGTTCGGTGGTGATGACAAGATCTTCGTCTTTGAATTCTCCATGCCATCTGATACTTCCGGTTCCGCTTCAAATCAAGATATGCCTGCCGTTTGGTTATTGAACGCCAAGATCCCAAGAACTTTACAATACGGTGATGCCTCATGTTCATGTTGGAAGACCGGTTGTGGTGAAATGGATTTATTCGAAATCTTAACCGCCGGTTCCGATAAATTGATCTCTCACGTTCATGATGCTCAAGATGGTGGTACTCAAGATTACTTCAAAAGACCTGTCGATGGAACTTTGAAGGCAGCCGTCATCTTCAACAGTCAAGATAACACTATTCACATTGTCGAAGTCAGTGAAGATTTCGGTGATGTCTTGAGTGAAGATACCGTCAACTCTTGGTTGAGTATTTCCGGTTCTTCTGCCGCTTTGCCATAG